A genomic window from Micromonospora violae includes:
- a CDS encoding C40 family peptidase, with amino-acid sequence MSSLRNLLRTVALVGMSAALIAPTAAAQAEPSPADLTRRIETSSTELERVVESYNKLREEIKTNEAAVARLQTRIGPLEQQVEQSRADVAELASTAYKSGGLRTADALLRPGGSAALLDRLGAIEQLTRQRQERISGFTTDQQRLLDEKARLNATLTRQAAQARQLAAAKKQIEHDLAKLYELRRQAYGAATERPEPTAGNGAKNVPAVSGAAGTAVRYAFGAIGKPYVWAGDGPNGYDCSGLTSAAWRAAGKSLPHNTRMQWSAVTRIGRGDLRPGDLVFYSGLGHVALYVGDGQVIDAPSAGRNVLKRGMNMMSIQGYGRVR; translated from the coding sequence TTGTCATCCCTGAGAAATCTGCTGCGCACCGTGGCGCTGGTCGGCATGTCGGCCGCGCTGATCGCCCCGACGGCGGCGGCCCAGGCCGAGCCGTCCCCCGCCGACCTGACCCGCCGGATCGAGACGTCCTCGACCGAGTTGGAGCGGGTCGTCGAGTCGTACAACAAGCTGCGTGAGGAGATCAAGACAAACGAGGCCGCCGTGGCCCGATTACAGACCCGCATCGGCCCGCTCGAACAGCAGGTCGAGCAGAGCCGGGCCGACGTGGCCGAGCTCGCCTCCACCGCGTACAAGAGTGGCGGCCTGCGCACCGCGGACGCCCTGTTGCGTCCCGGCGGCTCGGCCGCCCTGCTGGACCGGCTCGGCGCGATCGAGCAGCTGACCCGCCAACGGCAGGAGCGCATCTCCGGCTTCACCACTGACCAGCAGCGGCTGCTCGACGAGAAGGCGCGCCTCAACGCCACCCTGACCCGGCAGGCCGCACAGGCCCGCCAGCTCGCCGCTGCGAAGAAGCAGATCGAACACGACCTGGCCAAACTGTACGAGCTGCGCCGGCAGGCGTACGGGGCCGCCACCGAGCGACCCGAGCCGACGGCGGGGAACGGGGCCAAGAACGTGCCGGCCGTGTCCGGTGCTGCCGGTACGGCGGTGCGCTACGCGTTCGGCGCGATCGGCAAGCCGTACGTCTGGGCGGGCGACGGGCCGAACGGTTACGACTGTTCCGGGTTGACCTCGGCGGCCTGGCGGGCGGCGGGGAAGTCCCTGCCGCACAACACCCGGATGCAGTGGAGTGCGGTCACCCGCATCGGGCGGGGCGACCTACGCCCCGGCGACCTGGTCTTCTACAGCGGGCTCGGGCACGTCGCGCTCTACGTGGGCGACGGTCAGGTGATCGACGCCCCCAGCGCCGGTCGCAACGTGCTCAAGCGCGGCATGAACATGATGTCCATCCAGGGTTACGGCAGGGTTCGCTGA
- a CDS encoding DUF6158 family protein, producing MMTGSVREDGFASSGSADMSPEQRVPEWDGDERVDPAGVPGLDGDLLGIDPTELTDEDLIREMHSLHRTRLDTLRHAADSALANHLRRTAELETEYLARHPGREVDPSRLRDA from the coding sequence ATCATGACCGGATCGGTACGTGAGGACGGCTTTGCGTCCAGCGGCAGCGCGGATATGAGCCCGGAACAGCGGGTGCCCGAGTGGGACGGCGATGAGCGCGTCGACCCCGCCGGCGTTCCCGGCCTCGACGGCGACCTGCTCGGGATCGACCCGACGGAGCTGACCGACGAGGACCTGATCCGCGAGATGCACAGCCTGCACCGCACCCGCCTGGACACCCTGCGGCACGCGGCGGACTCCGCGCTCGCCAACCACCTGCGACGCACGGCGGAGCTGGAGACCGAGTACCTGGCCCGCCACCCGGGTCGTGAGGTCGATCCCAGCCGCCTGCGGGACGCCTGA
- a CDS encoding phosphodiesterase: MTLTRPPSRAATAVERASTALGRLRRGRLLHPAGRSFVGETVIWGTPGPPTGVALLDQPGRYRTTVRLSKGTPTPGSWPDVLGLALRLHRDAGRPFDLLVSSSGAAPVLRSLPLPRRRFTGTYSTITCYRAGRRRLWLAALADPDSADLGRSLAAAAAATRRDTPRLVLAVASAVGPWRLVGEVSLGSQLSAEQDAALAFDPTHNLPPELRMAGPLGWLRDHTYRGSRRARGATAQSGGSTAATV; this comes from the coding sequence ATGACCCTCACCAGGCCTCCGTCCCGGGCCGCCACCGCCGTCGAACGCGCCAGCACCGCACTCGGCAGGCTGCGCCGCGGCCGGCTGCTGCATCCGGCCGGTCGCTCCTTCGTCGGCGAGACGGTGATCTGGGGTACGCCCGGACCGCCCACCGGGGTCGCCCTGCTGGACCAGCCCGGCCGGTACCGGACCACCGTCCGGCTCTCCAAGGGAACGCCAACGCCCGGCAGCTGGCCCGACGTCCTGGGCCTCGCGCTGCGCCTGCACCGCGACGCCGGCCGACCGTTCGACCTGTTGGTCAGCTCCAGCGGCGCGGCCCCGGTGCTGCGGAGCCTGCCGCTGCCCCGACGCCGCTTCACCGGCACGTACAGCACGATCACCTGCTACCGCGCGGGACGACGTCGGCTGTGGCTGGCCGCGTTGGCCGACCCCGACTCGGCCGACCTCGGGCGCAGCCTGGCGGCGGCGGCCGCTGCGACCCGGCGGGACACTCCGCGCCTGGTGCTCGCGGTCGCGTCAGCCGTGGGGCCGTGGCGGCTGGTCGGGGAGGTCAGCCTCGGCAGCCAGCTCAGCGCCGAGCAGGACGCGGCGCTCGCGTTCGACCCGACGCACAACCTGCCACCCGAGCTGCGGATGGCAGGTCCGCTGGGCTGGCTGCGCGACCACACCTACCGGGGGTCGCGCCGGGCCCGCGGGGCGACCGCTCAGTCCGGCGGTTCGACCGCGGCCACGGTCTGA
- a CDS encoding 3-deoxy-7-phosphoheptulonate synthase — translation MPTVTTPETDRVSDQRIDRVVPLTTPALLHHELPLDAPLASAVLTGRRAVGRVLDREDDRLLVVVGPCSVHDPAAALDYAQRLRTAADRLADDLLIVMRVYFEKPRSTVGWKGLINDPGLDGSGDVNTGLRLARALLLDVLRLGLPVGCEFLDPITPQYIADTVAWGAIGARTVESQVHRQLASGLSMPIGMKNRPDGSIGTAVDAIRAAGVPHVFPGIDFSGTPAIMHTRGNTDGHLVLRGGGGRPNYDAESVAGALDLLRAADLPERLVIDASHANSGKDHRNQPLVAADVAAQLAAGQRGITGVMLESFLLPGRQELDPTRKLEYGRSVTDACLGWDDTAEVLDHLASAVRARRATLPTTV, via the coding sequence ATGCCCACCGTGACGACCCCGGAGACCGATCGGGTCAGCGATCAGCGGATCGACCGTGTCGTGCCGCTGACCACACCCGCCCTGCTGCACCACGAGTTGCCCTTGGACGCCCCGCTCGCGTCGGCCGTGCTGACCGGCCGCCGCGCGGTCGGGCGCGTCCTGGACCGCGAGGACGACCGCCTGCTGGTGGTTGTCGGCCCCTGCTCGGTGCATGATCCGGCCGCCGCCCTCGACTACGCGCAGCGGCTGCGGACGGCGGCCGACCGGCTCGCCGACGACCTGTTGATCGTCATGCGGGTCTACTTCGAGAAGCCCCGCTCCACGGTCGGATGGAAGGGCCTGATCAACGATCCGGGCCTGGACGGCAGCGGGGACGTCAACACCGGCCTGCGGCTGGCTCGGGCGCTCCTGCTCGACGTGCTACGTCTCGGCCTGCCGGTGGGTTGCGAGTTCCTCGATCCGATCACCCCGCAGTACATCGCGGACACGGTGGCCTGGGGCGCGATCGGCGCCCGCACCGTGGAGAGCCAGGTGCACCGCCAGCTCGCCTCCGGCCTGTCCATGCCGATCGGGATGAAGAACCGCCCGGACGGCAGCATCGGCACGGCCGTGGACGCGATCCGCGCCGCCGGCGTGCCGCACGTCTTCCCCGGCATCGACTTCTCCGGCACGCCGGCGATCATGCACACCCGCGGCAACACCGACGGGCACCTGGTGCTGCGCGGCGGGGGCGGCCGGCCCAACTACGACGCCGAGTCGGTGGCCGGGGCGCTCGACCTGCTCCGCGCGGCCGACCTGCCGGAGCGGCTGGTGATCGATGCCAGTCACGCCAACAGCGGCAAGGACCACCGCAACCAGCCGCTGGTCGCCGCGGACGTGGCCGCCCAGCTGGCCGCCGGCCAGCGTGGGATCACCGGCGTGATGCTGGAGTCGTTCCTGCTGCCCGGTCGGCAGGAACTCGACCCGACCCGGAAGTTGGAGTACGGCCGGTCCGTCACCGACGCCTGCCTCGGCTGGGACGACACCGCCGAGGTGCTCGACCACCTCGCCTCGGCGGTGCGGGCCCGCCGGGCCACCCTGCCGACGACGGTGTGA
- a CDS encoding CBS domain-containing protein: protein MTTVGEFMTTRLVTMDGNDTLIAAAQEMRDSAIGDVVVTDGDSVVGIVTDRDITVRGVAENMDPGSTRLNQITTRDVITVSQYDDAVAAADLMRTYAVRRLPVIDDGRLIGLVSMGDLAVEREPQSVLADISADDPNN from the coding sequence ATGACAACGGTCGGAGAGTTCATGACGACCCGGTTGGTGACGATGGACGGCAACGACACGCTCATCGCGGCCGCGCAGGAGATGCGCGACAGCGCGATTGGGGATGTGGTGGTGACCGACGGCGACAGTGTGGTCGGCATCGTCACGGACCGGGACATCACGGTCCGAGGTGTCGCAGAGAACATGGACCCGGGCTCGACCCGGTTGAACCAGATCACCACCCGCGACGTGATCACGGTGAGTCAGTACGACGATGCCGTGGCCGCCGCGGACCTGATGCGGACGTACGCGGTACGCCGACTCCCGGTGATCGACGACGGGCGCCTGATCGGCCTGGTTTCCATGGGTGACCTTGCGGTCGAGCGCGAACCGCAGTCGGTGCTGGCCGACATCAGCGCCGACGACCCGAACAACTGA
- a CDS encoding M16 family metallopeptidase — protein sequence MTLIADRPGPGAARPYRFPPVVRRAVAGGQVVAAHLPGQNLAVALLLLDVGAGQEPIGKEGLSGVLAKALEEGTAQRDAAAYALAVEGLGTALSTGLDWDSFQASVVIPVDRLSAAVELLAEAVRTPRLDPADVRRVRDDEATALRMDWANPGPRADAALRADLFGAQNRWGRPMHGDPESVAGLDVEDVTVFHSEWFLRPGTLIVAGDLDRIDLDALAAAAFAGTGGGPAERPGPVEVPLHSERRIILVDRPGSVQSTLRLGHPSPHRAHPDHVPMTLAGTVLGGAFTSRLNHLLREVHGYTYGIRGDFAASRRFGRFAVSSGVQTAVTALALVEAVGEITRTQVGGVTEEELAVARSWRAGQLSVELQSPRAIASALTTLVVHDLPDDYHARLRESLLSADVAQVSAAAATHLHPEALTLVIEGDAAVIRDDLEATGLATLLP from the coding sequence ATGACGCTGATCGCCGACCGTCCCGGCCCGGGCGCGGCCCGCCCGTACCGGTTCCCGCCGGTGGTCCGCCGCGCCGTCGCCGGTGGTCAGGTCGTCGCCGCGCACCTGCCGGGGCAGAACCTCGCCGTGGCCCTGCTGCTGCTCGACGTGGGCGCTGGGCAGGAGCCAATCGGCAAGGAGGGCCTGTCCGGTGTGCTGGCCAAGGCGTTGGAGGAGGGCACCGCGCAGCGGGACGCCGCCGCGTACGCGCTCGCCGTCGAAGGGCTCGGCACCGCGTTGTCGACCGGTCTGGACTGGGACTCGTTCCAAGCCAGCGTGGTGATCCCGGTGGACCGGCTGAGTGCGGCCGTGGAGCTGCTGGCCGAGGCGGTCCGGACGCCCAGGCTCGACCCCGCCGATGTACGCCGGGTCCGCGACGACGAGGCGACCGCGCTCCGGATGGACTGGGCCAACCCCGGCCCGCGCGCCGACGCCGCGCTGCGCGCCGACCTGTTCGGGGCGCAGAACCGCTGGGGACGGCCGATGCACGGCGACCCGGAGTCGGTCGCCGGGTTGGACGTGGAGGACGTGACGGTCTTCCACTCCGAGTGGTTCCTGCGTCCCGGCACCCTGATCGTCGCCGGTGACCTGGACCGGATCGACCTGGACGCGCTTGCCGCCGCCGCGTTCGCCGGCACCGGTGGCGGCCCCGCCGAACGGCCCGGCCCGGTCGAGGTGCCGCTGCACAGCGAACGGCGGATCATCCTGGTGGACCGGCCCGGCTCGGTGCAGTCCACGCTGCGGCTGGGCCACCCGTCACCACACCGGGCGCACCCCGACCACGTGCCGATGACGCTGGCCGGCACGGTGCTCGGCGGGGCGTTCACCTCCCGTCTCAACCACCTGCTGCGGGAGGTGCACGGCTACACCTACGGCATCCGGGGTGACTTCGCGGCGTCGCGGCGGTTCGGTCGGTTCGCGGTCAGCTCCGGCGTACAGACCGCCGTCACCGCGCTGGCCCTGGTCGAGGCGGTGGGCGAGATCACCCGTACCCAGGTGGGTGGGGTGACCGAGGAGGAGCTGGCGGTGGCCCGCTCCTGGCGGGCCGGGCAGCTCTCGGTCGAGTTGCAGAGCCCCCGGGCGATCGCCTCCGCGCTGACCACCCTGGTGGTGCACGACCTGCCGGACGACTACCACGCGCGCTTGCGCGAGTCGCTGCTCTCCGCCGACGTGGCCCAGGTCTCCGCCGCAGCCGCCACCCACCTGCACCCGGAAGCCCTCACCCTGGTCATCGAGGGCGACGCCGCAGTGATCCGCGACGACCTGGAGGCCACCGGCCTAGCAACTCTCCTCCCCTGA
- a CDS encoding DUF3592 domain-containing protein, with the protein MLAPANYGGALDGEAWLGKPRVGVGARGSGAGRVRFKVGLMAGALLLAGIALLGGSLGYRWHVSAEADRLRSDGVPTTATIVDRSGGGGRGSGVDRIEITYLYDGVQYEKWIPCAGLTGCHRTPGPRVAIRVDPADPERFVAENGHTSGSLSFLMSWTLIPIGLVLTVIGAGLLFVVLKDKDNWA; encoded by the coding sequence GTGCTGGCCCCGGCGAACTACGGTGGGGCCCTCGACGGGGAGGCGTGGTTGGGAAAGCCGAGGGTTGGCGTTGGTGCGCGTGGCAGCGGTGCCGGGCGCGTCCGATTCAAGGTCGGCCTGATGGCCGGTGCCCTCCTGCTGGCAGGCATTGCCCTGCTCGGTGGCTCGCTCGGTTATCGATGGCACGTCTCGGCCGAGGCTGACCGGTTGCGGAGCGATGGCGTGCCGACCACGGCCACCATCGTCGACCGCTCCGGTGGCGGCGGCCGAGGCAGCGGAGTCGACCGTATCGAGATCACTTATCTGTACGACGGGGTGCAGTACGAGAAGTGGATTCCGTGCGCCGGCCTGACGGGTTGTCACCGCACGCCGGGACCGCGGGTGGCGATCCGCGTCGACCCCGCCGATCCGGAACGGTTCGTAGCCGAGAACGGGCACACCAGCGGTTCACTGTCGTTCCTGATGTCCTGGACGCTGATTCCGATCGGTCTGGTGCTGACCGTTATCGGGGCCGGTCTGCTGTTCGTGGTGCTGAAGGACAAGGACAACTGGGCCTGA
- a CDS encoding M16 family metallopeptidase, producing MPDSGYPWPIQTSRLDNGLRVVVSEDRTAPAVAVNLWYDVGSRHEPAGQTGFAHLFEHLMFEGSVNVAKTEHMKLIQGSGGSLNATTNPDRTNYFETVPAEHLELALWLEADRMGGLVPALTQETLDNQRDVVKNERRQRYENVPYGDAWLRLLPLLYPPGHPYHHPTIGSMADLNAADLATFQAFHQTYYAPNNAVLTVVGDATASDVFALADKYFGALPARDDIPPAPDGRVVPATGRTAVESVSADVPAPRVYIAHRSYPFGSPTYNVITVLATVLGSGRGSRLYQRLADGERIAQPDLVGAYGVDLAHAPAPLIATATARPGVTAERLAEGLAEVVDELATVPVTAAELDRAKALLSTGWWRQLSTVDGRADLLGRYATQFGDPARLADQLPALLAVTAEQIAEAAADVLTTDRVTLTYLPEETS from the coding sequence ATGCCCGACAGTGGTTACCCCTGGCCCATTCAGACGTCCCGACTGGACAACGGCCTGCGTGTGGTGGTGAGTGAGGATCGCACCGCGCCCGCCGTGGCCGTCAACCTCTGGTACGACGTCGGCTCCCGGCACGAGCCGGCCGGGCAGACCGGTTTCGCGCACCTCTTCGAGCACCTGATGTTCGAGGGTTCGGTGAACGTGGCGAAGACCGAGCACATGAAGCTGATCCAGGGTTCCGGTGGCTCGCTCAACGCCACCACCAACCCGGACCGGACCAACTACTTCGAGACGGTCCCGGCCGAGCACCTGGAGCTGGCGCTGTGGTTGGAAGCCGACCGGATGGGCGGCCTGGTCCCCGCCCTCACCCAGGAGACGCTGGACAACCAGCGGGACGTGGTGAAGAACGAGCGCCGGCAGCGCTACGAGAACGTTCCGTACGGTGACGCCTGGCTGCGGTTGCTGCCGCTGCTCTACCCACCGGGGCACCCGTACCACCACCCGACCATCGGCTCGATGGCCGACCTGAACGCCGCCGACCTCGCCACCTTCCAGGCGTTCCACCAGACCTACTACGCGCCGAACAACGCGGTGCTCACCGTGGTCGGCGACGCCACCGCCTCCGATGTGTTCGCGCTCGCCGACAAGTACTTCGGCGCGCTGCCCGCCCGCGACGACATCCCGCCGGCACCGGACGGCCGCGTCGTCCCCGCCACCGGGCGGACGGCCGTGGAGTCGGTGAGCGCCGACGTGCCGGCGCCGCGGGTGTACATCGCCCACCGCAGCTACCCGTTCGGCAGCCCGACGTACAACGTGATCACCGTGCTCGCCACCGTCCTCGGCAGTGGTCGGGGCAGCAGGCTCTACCAGCGCCTCGCCGACGGCGAGCGGATCGCGCAGCCGGACCTGGTCGGGGCGTACGGGGTGGACCTCGCCCACGCCCCGGCGCCACTGATCGCCACCGCCACCGCCCGTCCCGGAGTGACCGCCGAGCGGCTGGCCGAGGGGCTGGCCGAGGTCGTCGACGAGTTGGCCACCGTGCCGGTCACCGCCGCCGAGCTGGATCGGGCCAAGGCGTTGCTCAGCACCGGGTGGTGGCGGCAGCTGTCCACCGTCGACGGCCGCGCGGACCTGCTCGGTCGGTACGCCACACAGTTCGGTGACCCGGCCCGCCTCGCCGACCAGTTGCCGGCACTGCTCGCGGTCACCGCCGAGCAGATCGCCGAGGCCGCCGCCGACGTGCTCACCACCGACCGGGTGACCCTGACCTACCTGCCCGAGGAGACCTCATGA
- a CDS encoding aspartate-semialdehyde dehydrogenase: MRIGIVGATGQVGGVMRQVLAEREFPAEQVRLFASARSAGRALPWRDGEVIVEDAATADYSGLDIVLFSAGKGTARELAPRVAEAGAVVIDNSSAYRMDPLVPLVVAEVNPHAAADRPKGIIANPNCTTMAAMPVLRPLHAEAGLVGLVVSTYQAVSGAGLAGVAELDEQVRKVAEHATGLAFDGAAVEFPAPRSFAEPIAFNVLPLAGSIVDDGSFETDEEQKLRNESRKILEIPDLKVSGTCVRVPVFTGHSLQINARFARPLTPQRAHELLADAPGVALTAVPTPLQAAGQDPTYVGRIRADETVEYGLALFCSNDNLRKGAALNAVQLAELVAAERR; the protein is encoded by the coding sequence ATGAGGATCGGCATTGTGGGGGCCACCGGCCAGGTCGGTGGCGTGATGCGGCAGGTGCTGGCGGAGCGGGAGTTCCCGGCGGAGCAGGTGCGGTTGTTCGCCTCGGCGCGGTCCGCCGGGCGTGCGCTGCCGTGGCGCGACGGTGAGGTGATCGTCGAGGACGCCGCGACCGCGGACTACTCCGGGCTGGACATCGTGCTCTTCTCGGCCGGTAAGGGCACCGCCCGGGAGTTGGCGCCCCGGGTCGCCGAAGCCGGCGCCGTGGTGATCGACAACTCGTCGGCGTACCGGATGGACCCACTGGTGCCGCTGGTGGTCGCCGAGGTCAACCCGCACGCCGCCGCCGACCGGCCGAAGGGCATCATCGCCAACCCCAACTGCACCACGATGGCCGCGATGCCGGTGCTGCGCCCGCTGCACGCCGAAGCCGGCCTGGTCGGCCTGGTCGTGTCGACGTACCAGGCGGTGTCCGGTGCCGGGCTGGCCGGCGTCGCCGAGCTCGACGAGCAGGTCCGCAAGGTCGCCGAGCACGCCACCGGGCTGGCCTTCGACGGTGCGGCCGTGGAGTTCCCCGCGCCGCGTTCGTTCGCCGAGCCGATCGCCTTCAACGTGCTCCCGCTGGCCGGCTCGATCGTCGACGACGGCTCGTTCGAGACCGACGAGGAGCAGAAGCTCCGCAACGAGAGCCGCAAGATCCTGGAGATCCCCGACCTCAAGGTCTCCGGCACCTGCGTCCGGGTGCCCGTCTTCACCGGCCACTCGCTCCAGATCAACGCCCGCTTCGCCCGGCCGCTCACCCCGCAGCGGGCCCACGAGCTGCTCGCCGACGCACCCGGGGTCGCGCTGACCGCCGTACCGACGCCGTTGCAGGCCGCCGGTCAGGACCCGACCTACGTGGGTCGGATCCGCGCCGACGAGACCGTCGAGTACGGGCTGGCCCTGTTCTGCTCCAACGACAACCTGCGCAAGGGTGCCGCGCTCAACGCGGTGCAGCTCGCCGAGCTGGTCGCCGCCGAGCGCCGCTGA
- a CDS encoding PPOX class F420-dependent oxidoreductase: MPDDRTQQALTDLVAGRSMGVLATIKRDGRPQLSTVLYSFDREAGLIRVSVTDDRAKTANLRRDPRASFHVSSEDGWAYAVVEGRAELTPPSAEPGDETVEELVALYRGLSGEHPDWDEYRQAMVDEGRIVLRLHVERLYGMPPRG; this comes from the coding sequence ATGCCGGATGACCGCACCCAGCAGGCGTTGACCGATCTCGTGGCCGGCCGCTCGATGGGCGTGCTCGCCACCATCAAGCGGGACGGGCGTCCGCAGTTGTCCACGGTGCTCTACTCCTTCGACCGGGAGGCGGGTCTGATCCGGGTCTCGGTCACCGACGACCGCGCCAAGACCGCCAACCTGCGCCGCGACCCGCGCGCCAGCTTCCACGTCAGCAGCGAGGACGGCTGGGCGTACGCGGTGGTCGAGGGACGTGCCGAGCTGACCCCGCCGTCCGCCGAGCCTGGCGACGAGACGGTCGAGGAGTTGGTGGCGCTCTACCGAGGGCTGAGCGGGGAACACCCCGACTGGGACGAGTACCGCCAGGCCATGGTCGACGAGGGGCGGATCGTGCTCCGCCTGCACGTCGAGCGGCTCTACGGCATGCCGCCCCGGGGCTGA
- a CDS encoding DUF1360 domain-containing protein, with translation MSDTGLRHKAARLRRAYAPHEHRPLGGYLVAMGAYAGVTGALASLVKATGRPVPERPAPSDVVLLSIATHKLSRLLSKDAVTSPLRAPFTRYDRPIGSGEVMEQVRDSGSPTRHAIGELLSCPFCLAVWVATGLTGGLVLAPRLTRLVATALTAVAASDFLQMAYATAQQAAEGGHDD, from the coding sequence GTGAGCGACACTGGCCTGCGGCATAAGGCCGCCCGGCTGCGCCGGGCGTACGCGCCGCACGAACACCGGCCGCTCGGCGGCTACCTGGTGGCGATGGGCGCCTACGCCGGGGTGACCGGGGCGCTCGCCAGCCTGGTCAAGGCGACCGGTCGGCCGGTGCCGGAGCGGCCAGCCCCGTCCGACGTGGTGCTGCTCTCCATCGCCACGCACAAGCTGAGCCGGTTGCTGTCCAAGGACGCGGTGACCAGCCCGCTGCGGGCGCCGTTCACCCGCTACGACCGCCCGATCGGCAGCGGCGAGGTGATGGAGCAGGTCCGCGACTCGGGCAGCCCCACCCGGCACGCCATCGGCGAGCTGCTGAGCTGCCCGTTCTGTCTGGCGGTCTGGGTGGCCACCGGGCTGACCGGAGGCCTGGTGCTCGCGCCCCGGCTCACCCGCCTGGTGGCCACCGCGCTGACGGCGGTCGCCGCGTCCGACTTCCTCCAGATGGCGTACGCGACGGCGCAGCAGGCCGCCGAGGGTGGGCACGACGACTGA
- a CDS encoding DUF3817 domain-containing protein — protein sequence MGAALTRYRVIAWIVGVVLILLVVIGMPLKYAFDNPVVVETIGPAHGFLYMIYLVAAFDLSRRADWPLKRMLLVMLAGTVPFVSFYAERRVSGWLARPAERTPETVASHPA from the coding sequence GTGGGCGCTGCCCTTACCCGGTACCGCGTGATCGCCTGGATCGTGGGCGTGGTGCTGATCCTGCTGGTCGTGATCGGCATGCCGCTGAAGTACGCGTTCGACAACCCCGTCGTCGTGGAGACGATCGGCCCGGCGCACGGCTTCCTCTACATGATCTATCTGGTGGCCGCGTTCGACCTGAGCCGCCGAGCCGACTGGCCGCTGAAGCGGATGCTGCTGGTGATGCTGGCCGGCACGGTGCCCTTCGTCTCCTTCTACGCCGAGCGCCGGGTCAGCGGGTGGCTGGCCCGACCGGCGGAGCGCACCCCGGAGACCGTCGCCAGCCACCCGGCCTGA
- a CDS encoding SCP2 sterol-binding domain-containing protein, producing MVDATTRFFEDLDRRGYEPLLAKASGTLRIDLHEGTQTRHWLLAIDHGRLEVSQEDREADTVIWASPTLFEEIASGRDHGLAALLRGDMTVSGDARLVVQVERIFPGSPDARGPRRRFTQEVH from the coding sequence ATGGTGGACGCGACCACGAGGTTCTTCGAGGACCTGGACCGGCGGGGGTACGAACCCCTGCTGGCGAAGGCCTCCGGGACGCTGCGCATCGACCTGCACGAGGGCACGCAGACCCGGCACTGGCTGCTGGCCATCGACCATGGCCGCCTGGAGGTGAGTCAGGAGGACCGGGAGGCCGACACCGTCATCTGGGCGAGCCCGACCCTCTTCGAGGAAATCGCCAGTGGCCGCGACCACGGGCTGGCCGCCCTGCTGCGCGGGGACATGACTGTCTCCGGTGACGCCCGGCTGGTGGTGCAGGTGGAACGAATCTTCCCGGGTTCCCCGGACGCCCGTGGGCCGCGTCGGCGCTTCACCCAGGAGGTGCACTGA
- a CDS encoding DUF6232 family protein: MNREGAKTRPPRTVPGARSTLLYARPGIIVTVDRFTVGRNSYRVADLTHLRTTRGPHDRIAVRAVVITASMLGGVGVLLGFTGGLQHLTAGAYLILGAVFLLPAALALIGDRWRPPPHELWGWYQGTEVLLFSADDERQFGQVTRSLLRAREVNRYGSWVDPLASADPWRPNR; encoded by the coding sequence GTGAATCGTGAAGGCGCAAAGACGCGACCGCCGCGAACGGTGCCGGGTGCCCGGTCGACCCTGCTGTACGCGCGGCCCGGCATCATCGTCACCGTCGACAGGTTCACCGTCGGCCGGAACAGTTACCGGGTCGCCGACCTGACCCATCTGCGTACCACCCGAGGCCCGCACGACCGGATCGCCGTCCGGGCCGTGGTCATCACCGCCAGCATGCTCGGCGGTGTGGGGGTGCTCCTCGGCTTCACCGGCGGTCTGCAACACCTCACCGCCGGGGCGTACCTGATCCTCGGCGCGGTGTTCCTGCTCCCCGCCGCCCTCGCCCTGATCGGAGATCGCTGGCGGCCACCGCCCCACGAGCTGTGGGGGTGGTACCAGGGAACGGAGGTGCTGCTGTTCAGCGCCGACGACGAACGGCAGTTCGGCCAGGTCACCCGGTCACTGCTGAGGGCCAGGGAGGTCAACCGCTACGGCAGTTGGGTCGACCCGCTCGCCTCAGCGGACCCGTGGCGACCCAACCGGTGA